The genomic interval CCAaaaagtcacgcgtttgtttagAAGGAGAGAGACCGCGCATCTTCCAGAGAAAAGAGGCGGTCTGCACATGACTGACATGTGGGAATGATGAAATCGATTTGTGAAAGCATGGGCACAGTGGGTGGCGTTTCGACCGGCGAAATATGgctaaaatgtcacaacgcgagttgttgtttttttttttttccctcccgctgtgaaataaagaaaccagagaatgaGAGCGGCGGCGCGCGAGCTGCTGCGCTGCGTTTTTAATAGCTTACTGGTGATGGTGTGGTCACATGAGTCGTTTTGATAGatgaaactttgaataaaaagagaaaggacACACCTACTCGGTACTAATGATCCACAGAGGCTTTGCGTGTAGTCGCTCCCACATTATGGAGAGACCGCGGTGAGTGTTCACTCAGCGAGCTGACCTGCATGTAGTGCGCAGTGACGACGGAATAAAACAGTCAGAGCAAGCGGGCAAAGTTTTTGCAGGACGCGAAATTTCACTGTGcggttttatttttcacttaacGTCCTCCTGATCCGCGGGTTCAAATTGCACACATACAAGTTTCCAATGGACAGATACTTGGAGACGGCTGGCGCAACAAGCATGGGATTATTTTTGTAATGTGGATCGCTACTCCCTTGCAAGAAAATAAAGGTCTGCTGCGGAACAATGTGAGACGTTGTGCGTCTTGGATTTTCGTGTTTCTGGATATCTTGAAAATCATTGGAAACAgttgaggaagagaagaagagaagaagttaCGCGCAATTGTAAGGATTGTACCCTTCAACCCCCGGGACCACCATGGATTACAACAACCCCTTCCCCCTGTCTAGAGAAGTTTGAGCCGGTTCACTTGTGTTGTACTTGTTGTAAACTTCATGTTTGAGAACAACTCGCCACATTTGGCTGCTTGGATTTTAAAACGTCGCCTGTTTTTGGATTGGATTTCCAACACCATGAATTTTATTGACAGTTTGACACTATTATTTTTGACGCTGTCAGCTGTCAAGGTGAGTCTCGCACGTCCCACAAagctcagaaaaacagaaaactaagaaaacaaaaacattacactACCTCACTTTGGTCATTAATGTGTAGCTCGTCCTTGTCTCTCGTCTTGCGAGGTCATCGCTCATGTTTAAACAAGCCCAACTGTTTCGAGGCTTTTGGGGAGATTTAAACAGCCATTGCGCGGAGCCGACACTGTAAAACCTACACTGCGCAGTCGTGAGTGGTGCGTTTTTGTGTCGCAAATGTGACATAAGAGATTATTTTTCAATAATGTTGTGAAGTTTGACGCTGGGTGATCGCAGGCCTGCTCCAGGAGATACGATTACTCTTTAAAGGCGCAGTGGCTCCATTCTGAATTAGGGCATGTGAACAGGTTCACTCCTGGCACCGACGCGACCCTCATGGTGAACCGAAAACAAGGAGCTTTATCTGAATTTTTGACGCtgatttcaataaaaaaaaaatcaaaaaaaaaaaatcacttccagGAGAAAAATATAGACAGACATTACTTGACAGATTAATTGCTCTGGCATGGGGAATTTTAATGGCTCTTTGAGAGCGCACTGTAAATCGCTTGTCATATAATCATTAATCAAGCGCGGTGTGCCCAGGGAGGCTTTGAGCGAAGGTTTCAAGGTGAAAAAATGTAAAGCAACGCAGCACTTCAAAAGCAGCCAGCAGCGCCGTGTTGTCACTCATGAATGGACTCAAATGATTTATTATAGGAATTTGCCTATTCAGCGGAAGCAACGATGTTTTAAGTTGCAACATAGTTCCTCACTCCAGCAtcttctaaaaaagaaaaaaaaatatcatggtATTCATCCCCCTCCACGGTCCAATGAAAGTGTTTATTCGACCAACTGTTTGATTTAATGACAGATAATTCGTCCAATCAACGCGGAACAGTATCTGGATGTGGACTCATCTGCTCATTTTCAGCCTATCATCACTCGCGTTCAGGGCCGGTGTTCGCAGCTTGACACCCATCCATTTCTATTACAGTGCATGGGGATTTGAAGCGCCGGGGTCCCGCAGCTTTCAAGGCTCACGCCACCAGAAGGGGGCGGAGACTAAACACTACCaggctttcttcttcttctttttttcacatttcatccaTGGAGTGGGAAATtgttaataaacaaaacaaaaacaaaaaaaaagtcgacTTCGTGAAGTCATTCCGGTGCTACTAGAGCCAGATCTCACGCAATATTGGCGCGGAATTGCGTGATTTTtgcgcgcgcatgtgtgtgaataaaaacGGTAAAGGAGGGAGGGGGCGCGCTGAGCTGTGCGTAATGCGCGCACGGATGGAACGTAGCCAAAATCCGGTGTGGTGACATGGTGTGAGGAAGAGGGGCAAGCAGACCTTCTTATCGGTTTTAAAGGAAACTGTTATTAATCAGTGTTGTCACAGAAGCGGCACGTGTGTGGCAGCCAAaatgacacagagtgacacgATAACTTCCCTCTTTTCAcaagttgttggttttttttgtgtgtttttttttttgccacgtAGTTGTGATGTGGCAGAATTTGTCTGGCTCCTTGTAATCCAAATATTTGGCCATATAAGGCCTCATCCAGAACACATATTTATGATATGTGTCATACAAGCAGCTTAATTAAGGAACATATTTTTgacgttgttattattattattattgatattactattgttattattatttcagaatGGTGTTACTTGAACTGTGATATCCAAGAACATGAAATCCAATGTGCTTTAAACTAAGAATCATGCTCTtgaagttgtgttttcagtgctttatttaaacaaaataataacaatgctcATATAAACAGTCAACACTGACTGCCAGTGTAAGATAAGGCACATACTGAGCTATTTTCATATTCTGACACCAGCCAACAAGAAAAATTTCAAAATGCAAATAGGTTTTTGCGCAACCAAACTGTGGATAAGTAAAGGGCAACATTTTTTAAGCTTTTGCACAATCTACTGTACCTCACATCCTCTGTCTTTTCTCCTTGCAGAGTGCCCACATACCGAAGGCAGCAGAAAGAGGTCCACATGATGGTAGGTGTCCCACAGGGCAGCGTGGGAATACAGTGTGTGCACAGACTGGGCTCCCTGGCCCAGCTTGGCACATTGCCAAACTGAATAAGGCTGGTCTGAGGTTCACCTTGGCACTAAAGGATAGTCATCGCCTCCTAGTGGTCAACTGTGTGGTTTGAGCCGACAGAGATTTTTTATTCCCCCCCACTCtctcaagtttgatttttaataaatgagAGCGGTTTCACCCCTGCATCTCAACACCTTATACAGCATTCCCTGTTGTTCGAGGTTAAGCGGGGGGAATGTTTTGGTGACCAGACTCTTTTATAGAAAGGAATTTCACCCTCTTGGCTCACAGTTGAATTTTTTTGCACAATCCCAGTGTTGCCCAATCTGATTTGGGGAATCGGGAGCTGAACTTCATGATATTGTTCAGGCCCCAGTATGTTTGGATCGGCGTCCCAGAGGACGGTCAGGCCGGGTTTGCTTTAGGCTCACTCATGTTCCGAGTGATATTTTGGAGGTGTGTATGTCTGTCCGTGTGCTAATATCTTTCGCCAAGAAgcaggagggggggaggggactGAAGGGGAAAGAACAGCCTATAGAGCTCTAGCTGAAACACAACAGgttattaaaaacacagtgacaatATGAAAACACCCTGTTAttattatcctgaccaaaataattatgagtcataatattattgcattagttgtatttatttaaatccttTAAACAAAGGCTTTTGTCCGTAATAAACCTCTACTGGGTATTAATCTATTATACGGATACAGAGGAAATAGTCTTTGTAAGAAATAATCTTACAAAACATTACTGATGTTGAAGAATGTGTTGCTGCAaaatgttgtaatattacaaaacaTGTGGCTGGTAAACATACcttcaaaaaaacataaaaatcttTCCTAACTTATAAATCACAAGCTCTTGGAATGACTGGAGAGCTGTGGGCTCCATTTTGTGGCACTTCAGAATGATTGTTGGTGAAACTGCTGAAGTCATTTAAGTGGAACATTAGCAATGTTCTCCATTTGCGATTATCCTGACGATGGAAATTCACTGCAAGCAACTTAACATGAGTGCCTTTTATCATGGTGTGTAATCATGTCAGGTACTGGCTCATACCTAGCAGCAACACTAAATGTGTGCAGTTATTTTGGTTTGAAGTAAACATTAAGACGGTCAGGATGGGCATTATTTCCAAAAAGGAAATTGCATAAGTAGGCAAATCTCTATTTACACGTGTAAACTAAGGTTACCAAGTGCTCCACCGTAATAGAAAgtcaaacgtgtgtgtgcatgcacgaGTGTGTTTCATCTCAGGCCTgccagcatttttagctcacatccTCTTGTAGTTGTCTGTTACTGTTACACCACAGTGGTGTTTAGGAGCCACTGGTTTAGTCTGGAGCTCCTCTGCCATTTTATAACCATGCGCCCTGTGcctctctcttgtctctcagTGATCCCTCTAATAGAGGTGTACAACAAGAGTGTGTGCCAGCCgcgggagctgctggtcgaaATCCTGCAGGAGTATCCGGAGGAGGTGGAGCACATGTTCATCCCGTCCTGCGTGGTGTTGACGCGCTGTGCCGGCTACTGCAACGACGAGATGCTGCAGTGCATGCCAGCGTCCAGCTATAATGTAACAATGGAGGTCAGCTTCATTTTGTAGAACTCACTTAATCATGACGGCTCTGAAGTGAacactttttaatacttttatttttgcccAAAAATGTTAACGCAAGAACAGCAGGTACAGTTCACTGCTCCAGTGTTCTGGTCCAGAAACATCTAAGTGCCCTTCTGTCTCACAAAAGAGCCTCTTAACTCAGTCCAAGTGCAATTCAGCCATAAGCTGCTGTGCCGTGACATTTGGGCAAAAATGAAGccattggggtttttttttgttgttttttttttttacctcagctCCTTTGAGAGTCTGTCAATGTGTCTGGTTCAGTCTGTGTGAGGAGTCTCACTGGAGAGGTCGTCAAAGCCCTGAGAAAACCTGCATGCTTCATAACTGCCTGCTCTCGATTTGAGTGAAAATCTGTTATTGTCCCCGGTTACTGTTCCGTTTTACTCTATGGAACTATAACTTCACATTCAACGTCTTTATTTTAAACTCTTGAGTTTCttaaccctgttttttttttctctccaataTCCCACTTGTTGTAAATCACTGAGCTTTTCAGAGCATAGCaacttttctgtgtgtgcttttaGTGGTCCGTGCTCTGTCATTGCCACCGTTATTACACGGAacacaaaagtgaaagggaatcGGCAGAAATACCATGAATGAACTTGTATTTTTTATTCAGCTCTGTGAccgtttctcttcttcttcttttttcacccCCACagataaaaagaataaaatccCAGAGACagcaaaatgatgttttcatgaGTTTCTCAGAGCACAGCGCATGTGAGTGTAGGTAAGAaaccctgaacacacacacacacacacacacacacacacacacggctgtgcTGCTGTGCCTCAGAGCAGCGGTCGACCAAATGCATCATGTAAAGTTCTCGTTTTGctgtaaatattgaaaatatttaatCAAGACGATTGATACCCAGGTGACGGTATACGCTGAAACGTGTTGGTGTGCAGtatttttcttcacaaaaagagcaaacagtatagtatgtccttcaCGTTTCCTTAGCTTATTCTCATTCCACCCTGTCCATGATTTGTGCACATAAGTGCAGAACTACCTAATCCCTTGCCCTCCCTTTGTTGCATGTAGACGTCACGATAGATCTAGTGATTGAGCTGTTGCACCCGCCCCTCACAATACGGTGACAATCTACCGCTAGACCCGGTGTTCAGCCGCAAGGAAAGGTTCCTAAATGTCACTATTGGGTTTGTAAagcgttgttttgtttttcaacacagagtgtttttaatctgcaaaaaaaagcctgttttGTTTAGCGTTTTGTGCGGTGTGACATAAATGAACTGTGACACAGCGGCACAGAGGGTACATGCATCATCCTCCCACGTCTAAGAGCAATctaatgacaaacaaacacggGGAGGACGACTGTTGGCCGAGGGTCAAGCTGTGTTGTCACTGTGTGCCTCCTCTCTGAGCTGCTAAATCAAAAAAGAGACCTGCTCTTAGGTTGGCTGCCGCACACTATCCAAAGCCCTGGCTGTAAAGTCTGTGAATTGTTTTTTACGACGTACTTCGATTTGTCATGGCCCAATATTTTTAgtgtaaaacactttaaatgcgGCTATAAACTTTTTAGAGCGCCTTTATAAAAACAGTGCCTGTAATCTATCATTTTACCGTTGTTTTGATACTGAGCTTCACCATAGTGACATCACATTCAAAGTCCCAGGTTTTGCAATCAATATGCGCGATGGCATGCACACAGTGGTATGAAGTATCACACTGCATTCAATAACACCACACGACAAGTGTGAATTTTCACTTAAAATAGCTCGGACGAGGCTCTGCAAGAGTGATCAACGGGGCCGATATCAATAACACCGCCTTAAGTCATTGCGTCCTCTCCCAAGAAAAGTAAAATCAGGACAAGAATAGAAGCTTCTGCCactgacaattaaaaaaactgctGCAGACGAGATATCAGATAGCATCAAAGGACGGGATCTGCTTTCAGTTATACCTGACACAATTTAATAGTCTTTAAAGGATCATTCCCACTCTAAATGGAATGAGAACATGAgagtcctgcgatggactggcgacctctCCAGCGTGTGCACCGTCTTTCGCCCCAGTGTCtaaaacacatttcctcttATTTTTGGCTCTGTCATAAACACGAATCCCTCCAAACAGATTGATTCTACAGGCGTCTTCTATCTGGACGCTTTAATTGTCGCAGCAGTTTGTCAAATAGAATCTTGGCTGCTGTCCGTGACCTCATTGACTGAAACACTCTTTCCTAACGCCGTTTGTTGGCCGTGTCCTCTGGAGTCTGCGAGCAGATGCATTGCTCCACACTCAGCAATCTGTGAGCGCCAGCACGAGGACGAATAATGAGACAAAGCTGAACAACTGCCATTGTAGctgcattatgtgtgtgtgtgtgtgtgtgtatgtgtgcgcgtcCGCTAGTGAACACACCCTGTTGTGTGCCACTGTGTGCAAACctggttcatttttttttttttaccgtttgAAAGTGAAAGGCAGTTTTATCACAGTTTCTGGTGAAGGACGGTGATGTAACATGATTCGAAAAGACTGATGTGAGCTCAGCCTTGATGATAATGAGCCGTCTGGTCTCTGATGATCCCGATATGTATCTGTTTACCTGGAGACAATGGCGGGCTGTGCtctaatgtcatttttgttttgttccctcGTTTcaggttaaagaaagaagtgaaagaacagaaagaaaagtgagTACAGCACTCTTTTTTATGGGGGGGGGACA from Solea solea chromosome 17, fSolSol10.1, whole genome shotgun sequence carries:
- the vegfab gene encoding vascular endothelial growth factor Ab isoform X1, coding for MFENNSPHLAAWILKRRLFLDWISNTMNFIDSLTLLFLTLSAVKSAHIPKAAERGPHDVIPLIEVYNKSVCQPRELLVEILQEYPEEVEHMFIPSCVVLTRCAGYCNDEMLQCMPASSYNVTMEIKRIKSQRQQNDVFMSFSEHSACECRLKKEVKEQKEKKSRKGKGKGLKRKRKKNRDKTIHDAVCEPCCDHCTERRRRLFVQDPVTCRCSCKHTDAYCKERQQELNERTCKCDKPRR
- the vegfab gene encoding vascular endothelial growth factor Ab isoform X2; this translates as MFENNSPHLAAWILKRRLFLDWISNTMNFIDSLTLLFLTLSAVKSAHIPKAAERGPHDVIPLIEVYNKSVCQPRELLVEILQEYPEEVEHMFIPSCVVLTRCAGYCNDEMLQCMPASSYNVTMEIKRIKSQRQQNDVFMSFSEHSACECRLKKEVKEQKENVCEPCCDHCTERRRRLFVQDPVTCRCSCKHTDAYCKERQQELNERTCKCDKPRR
- the vegfab gene encoding vascular endothelial growth factor Ab isoform X3 encodes the protein MFENNSPHLAAWILKRRLFLDWISNTMNFIDSLTLLFLTLSAVKSAHIPKAAERGPHDVIPLIEVYNKSVCQPRELLVEILQEYPEEVEHMFIPSCVVLTRCAGYCNDEMLQCMPASSYNVTMEIKRIKSQRQQNDVFMSFSEHSACECRLKKEVKEQKENVCEPCCDHCTERRRRLFVQDPVTCRCSCKHTDAYCKERQQELNERTCK